One Panicum virgatum strain AP13 chromosome 3N, P.virgatum_v5, whole genome shotgun sequence DNA segment encodes these proteins:
- the LOC120665441 gene encoding pentatricopeptide repeat-containing protein At4g14050, mitochondrial-like, giving the protein MLSPAAAAAAAVRAAVGSPSAVRGAHARLLKEGLSHLPPAHALLVSAYARSGLLADARSVFDDAPSRDLHLYSALFAAVSHSPTPALALPLLRRMLSDDALRPDHFVLASLASAAARLRSLRLGRQLHAHFVASPYSGDDVVKSSLIDMYCKCGVPEDAQKVFDSIGVKNSVVWTALVSGYASNGYTDEAVELFQSMPARGLFTWTALISGFVKAGNNASAVGMFVEMRRDGVRIDDAFVLVTVIGGAADLAALVLGRQLHGFALRLGFLSSMIVGNALVDMYSKCTDIHSAREVFEGIIVHDTISWTTILVGEARHGRAEEVLSLFDRMIHAGVKPNEVTFVGLIYACSHAGLVQKGRQLFESMKLEYGMKPGLQHYTCYLDLLSRSGHLSEAEELITTMPYEPDEASWGALLSACKKHNDAQMCLRVADNLLELRPKDPSTYILLSNVYAVNCKWDSVAKVRKIMAEMEIRKEPGYSWIEAGKEFRLFHAGEVPIDVREEITGFLEELVSEMRKRGYVPDTSSVMHDLEDHEKEQHLFLHSERLAVAFGILKSPPGSVIRVVKNLRVCGDCHTAMKFISEILQRKIIVRDASRFHHFEGGKCSCSEFW; this is encoded by the coding sequence ATGctctctcccgccgccgccgcagccgcagccgtcCGCGCCGCGGTGGGCTCGCCGTCGGCGGTCCGCGGCGCGCACGCGCGCCTCCTCAAGGAGGGGCTTTCCCACCTACCCCCCGCGCATGCGCTCCTCGTCTCCGCCTACGCCAGGTCGGGCCTCCTCGCAGACGCCCGCAGCGTGTTCGACGATGCGCCGAGCCGGGACCTACATCTCTACTCCGCGCTCTTCGCCGCCGTCTCCCATTCGCCGACCCCCGCGCTCGCGCTTCCGCTCCTCCGCCGCATGCTCTCGGACGACGCGCTCCGCCCCGACCACTTCGTCCTCGCCTCCCTCGCCAGCGCTGCCGCCAGGCTGCGCAGCCTCCGCCTCGGCAGGCAGCTCCACGCCCACTTCGTCGCCTCCCCGTACAGCGGTGACGATGTCGTCAAGTCGTCGTTGATCGACATGTACTGCAAGTGCGGCGTACCCGAGGATGCCCAGAAGGTGTTCGACAGTATCGGTGTCAAGAACAGCGTCGTGTGGACTGCGCTGGTTTCTGGGTATGCGTCTAACGGCTACACCGACGAGGCGGTGGAGCTCTTCCAGAGCATGCCTGCACGTGGCCTCTTCACATGGACAGCGCTCATCTCTGGGTTTGTCAAGGCTGGTAACAATGCTAGCGCGGTGGGGATGTTTGTTGAGATGAGGCGGGATGGTGTCAGGATTGATGATGCATTCGTCTTGGTGACTGTCATCGGTGGTGCGGCAGACCTAGCTGCACTTGTGCTCGGCAGGCAGCTGCATGGTTTTGCCCTTAGGCTTGGGTTCTTGTCCAGCATGATTGTTGGGAACGCGTTGGTTGACATGTACTCCAAATGCACTGATATACACTCTGCTAGGGAAGTGTTTGAGGGGATTATAGTCCATGACACCATCTCGTGGACAACAATTCTTGTTGGAGAGGCTCGGCACGGTCGAGCTGAAGAAGTATTATCTCTTTTTGACAGGATGATTCATGCAGGAGTTAAGCCCAACGAGGTGACATTTGTTGGCTTGATTTATGCTTGTAGTCACGCTGGTCTTGTTCAGAAAGGGCGGCAGCTGTTTGAGTCAATGAAGCTGGAATATGGCATGAAGCCTGGACTGCAACACTATACTTGCTATCTGGACCTCCTTAGTCGGTCAGGCCATCTATCTGAAGCTGAAGAACTCATCACTACAATGCCATACGAGCCTGATGAAGCTAGTTGGGGGGCCTTATTGAGTGCCTGTAAGAAGCACAACGATGCTCAGATGTGTCTCAGGGTTGCTGATAATTTACTAGAATTGAGACCAAAAGATCCTTCAACATATATCTTGTTATCTAATGTGTATGCTGTGAATTGCAAGTGGGATTCTGTGGCCAAGGTAAGAAAGATCATGGCTGAGATGGAGATAAGAAAAGAGCCTGGGTATAGCTGGATTGAAGCTGGAAAGGAATTTCGTCTGTTCCATGCCGGGGAGGTTCCAATTGATGTTAGAGAAGAAATTACTGGTTTTCTTGAGGAATTGGTCTCAGAGATGCGCAAGAGGGGTTATGTCCCTGATACCAGCTCTGTGATGCACGACTTGGAAGACCATGAAAAGGAGCAGCATCTGTTCTTGCACAGTGAGAGGCTGGCTGTTGCTTTTGGAATACTCAAGTCTCCTCCAGGATCAGTTATCCGGGTTGTAAAGAATCTTCGGGTCTGTGGGGACTGCCATACTGCAATGAAGTTCATCAGTGAAATCTTACAGAGGAAGATCATTGTGAGAGATGCTAGTCGTTTCCATCATTTTGAGGGTGGGAAATGCTCTTGTAGTGAATTCTGGTAG
- the LOC120665442 gene encoding MLO-like protein 1 isoform X1 — translation MAAEGEAAALEFTPTWIVAAVCSIIVLLSLVAERCLHYLGKKLKKKNQKPLYEALLKVKEELMLLGFISLLLTVFQGMIQRTCIPAGWTDNMLPCQRLDVKAGATTEHFAAAGILGRIGRRLLSEGGAEADHCQKKGKVPLLSLEAIHQLHIFIFVLAITHVIFSVTTMLLGGAQIHQWKQWENGIQKDAPGNGPKKVTDVRRNEFIKKRFKGIGKDSRILSWLHSFGKQFYRSVSKTDYTTMRLGFIMTHCPGNPKFDFHRYMVRVLEADFKKVVGISWYLWVFVVIFLLLNVNGWHTYFWIAFLPLFLLLAIGTKLEHVIAQLAHDVAEKHTAIEGDVVVKPSDHHFWFGKPRIILYLIHFILFQNAFEIAFFFWILSTYGFDSCIMGQVRFIVPRLVIGVVIQLLCSYSTLPLYAIVTQMGSCYKKEIFNEHVQQGVLGWAQKVKMRKGLKGAARKAEPTSNADSAGPSVKIEMAKAGEDVVAVGNTE, via the exons ATGGCGGccgagggggaggcggcggcgctggagttcACGCCGACGTGGATCGTGGCGGCGGTCTGCTCGATCATCGTGCTGCTCTCGCTCGTCGCCGAGCGCTGCCTCCACTACCTCGGCAAG aagctcaagaagaagaACCAGAAGCCGCTCTACGAGGCGCTGCTCAAGGTCAAGGAAG AGTTGATGCTTCTGGGGTTCATCTCCCTGCTGCTGACGGTGTTCCAGGGGATGATCCAGAGGACATGCATCCCCGCCGGATGGACGGACAACATGCTGCCATGCCAAAGGCTGGATGTGAAGGCTGGCGCCACCACGGAGCATTTCGCTGCTGCCGGGATCCTTGGCAGGATCGGGAGGCGGCTGCTCAGTGAAGGCGGCGCTGAGGCTGACCACTGCCAGAAGAAG gGAAAGGTTCCACTTCTGTCCCTTGAAGCCATACATCAGCTGCACATTTTCATATTTGTTCTGGCGATTACACATGTTATTTTCAGCGTTACAACTATGCTTTTGGGAGGTGCACAG ATACACCAATGGAAACAGTGGGAGAATGGAATCCAGAAAGATGCTCCTGGAAACG GTCCTAAGAAGGTAACTGATGTGCGTCGTAATGAATTCATCAAGAAACGTTTTAAGGGTATTGGCAAAGATTCTAGAATCTTGAGTTGGCTG cATTCCTTTGGTAAGCAGTTTTATAGATCAGTATCTAAAACAGATTACACTACAATGCGCCTTGGTTTTATCATG ACTCACTGCCCTGGAAACCCAAAATTTGATTTCCACAGATACATGGTGAGGGTTTTAGAGGCTGATTTTAAGAAAGTAGTAGGCATAAG CTGGTACTTGTGGGTCTTCGTGGTGATATTTCTGCTTCTGAATGTTAATG GTTGGCATACATACTTTTGGATTGCCTTCCTTCCCCTTTTT CTTCTGTTAGCTATTGGCACTAAGCTGGAGCACGTCATAGCTCAGTTGGCCCATGATGTAGCTGAGAAGCACACGGCAATTGAGGGTGATGTGGTTGTAAAGCCATCAGATCACCACTTCTGGTTCGGCAAGCCAAGGATTATTCTTTACCTAATCCACTTCATCCTCTTTCAGAATGCATTTGAGATTGCGTTCTTCTTCTGGATACTC agCACTTATGGATTCGACTCATGCATCATGGGGCAAGTTCGTTTTATCGTGCCAAGACTTGTTATCGG GGTTGTTATTCAGCTTCTCTGCAGCTACAGCACACTACCTCTGTATGCTATTGTAACACAG ATGGGGAGCTGCTACAAAAAGGAGATCTTCAATGAGCATGTGCAGCAGGGTGTCCTGGGCTGGGCGCAGAAGGTCAAGATGAGGAAGGGGTTGAAGGGGGCTGCGCGCAAGGCCGAACCAACTAGCAACGCCGATTCAGCAGGGCCTTCTGTTAAGATTGAAATGGCGAAAGCTGGGGAGGACGTTGTTGCCGTTGGGAACACAGAGTGA
- the LOC120665442 gene encoding MLO-like protein 1 isoform X2: MAAEGEAAALEFTPTWIVAAVCSIIVLLSLVAERCLHYLGKKLKKKNQKPLYEALLKVKEELMLLGFISLLLTVFQGMIQRTCIPAGWTDNMLPCQRLDVKAGATTEHFAAAGILGRIGRRLLSEGGAEADHCQKGKVPLLSLEAIHQLHIFIFVLAITHVIFSVTTMLLGGAQIHQWKQWENGIQKDAPGNGPKKVTDVRRNEFIKKRFKGIGKDSRILSWLHSFGKQFYRSVSKTDYTTMRLGFIMTHCPGNPKFDFHRYMVRVLEADFKKVVGISWYLWVFVVIFLLLNVNGWHTYFWIAFLPLFLLLAIGTKLEHVIAQLAHDVAEKHTAIEGDVVVKPSDHHFWFGKPRIILYLIHFILFQNAFEIAFFFWILSTYGFDSCIMGQVRFIVPRLVIGVVIQLLCSYSTLPLYAIVTQMGSCYKKEIFNEHVQQGVLGWAQKVKMRKGLKGAARKAEPTSNADSAGPSVKIEMAKAGEDVVAVGNTE, encoded by the exons ATGGCGGccgagggggaggcggcggcgctggagttcACGCCGACGTGGATCGTGGCGGCGGTCTGCTCGATCATCGTGCTGCTCTCGCTCGTCGCCGAGCGCTGCCTCCACTACCTCGGCAAG aagctcaagaagaagaACCAGAAGCCGCTCTACGAGGCGCTGCTCAAGGTCAAGGAAG AGTTGATGCTTCTGGGGTTCATCTCCCTGCTGCTGACGGTGTTCCAGGGGATGATCCAGAGGACATGCATCCCCGCCGGATGGACGGACAACATGCTGCCATGCCAAAGGCTGGATGTGAAGGCTGGCGCCACCACGGAGCATTTCGCTGCTGCCGGGATCCTTGGCAGGATCGGGAGGCGGCTGCTCAGTGAAGGCGGCGCTGAGGCTGACCACTGCCAGA aggGAAAGGTTCCACTTCTGTCCCTTGAAGCCATACATCAGCTGCACATTTTCATATTTGTTCTGGCGATTACACATGTTATTTTCAGCGTTACAACTATGCTTTTGGGAGGTGCACAG ATACACCAATGGAAACAGTGGGAGAATGGAATCCAGAAAGATGCTCCTGGAAACG GTCCTAAGAAGGTAACTGATGTGCGTCGTAATGAATTCATCAAGAAACGTTTTAAGGGTATTGGCAAAGATTCTAGAATCTTGAGTTGGCTG cATTCCTTTGGTAAGCAGTTTTATAGATCAGTATCTAAAACAGATTACACTACAATGCGCCTTGGTTTTATCATG ACTCACTGCCCTGGAAACCCAAAATTTGATTTCCACAGATACATGGTGAGGGTTTTAGAGGCTGATTTTAAGAAAGTAGTAGGCATAAG CTGGTACTTGTGGGTCTTCGTGGTGATATTTCTGCTTCTGAATGTTAATG GTTGGCATACATACTTTTGGATTGCCTTCCTTCCCCTTTTT CTTCTGTTAGCTATTGGCACTAAGCTGGAGCACGTCATAGCTCAGTTGGCCCATGATGTAGCTGAGAAGCACACGGCAATTGAGGGTGATGTGGTTGTAAAGCCATCAGATCACCACTTCTGGTTCGGCAAGCCAAGGATTATTCTTTACCTAATCCACTTCATCCTCTTTCAGAATGCATTTGAGATTGCGTTCTTCTTCTGGATACTC agCACTTATGGATTCGACTCATGCATCATGGGGCAAGTTCGTTTTATCGTGCCAAGACTTGTTATCGG GGTTGTTATTCAGCTTCTCTGCAGCTACAGCACACTACCTCTGTATGCTATTGTAACACAG ATGGGGAGCTGCTACAAAAAGGAGATCTTCAATGAGCATGTGCAGCAGGGTGTCCTGGGCTGGGCGCAGAAGGTCAAGATGAGGAAGGGGTTGAAGGGGGCTGCGCGCAAGGCCGAACCAACTAGCAACGCCGATTCAGCAGGGCCTTCTGTTAAGATTGAAATGGCGAAAGCTGGGGAGGACGTTGTTGCCGTTGGGAACACAGAGTGA